A region from the Flavobacterium enshiense genome encodes:
- the murQ gene encoding N-acetylmuramic acid 6-phosphate etherase, protein MTFTKTTEQSSNYEQLEKMSVHDLLTNINNEDKTVPLAVEKALPQIEILVSKVVEQMKKGGRLFYIGAGTSGRLGIVDASECPPTFGVQFDLVIGIIAGGDTAIRKAVEFAEDDKEQAWKDLSEWNINENDFVIGIAASGTTPYVIGGLEKCNENNIITGCITCNEGSPLSKTAQFPIEVVVGPEFVTGSSRMKAGTAQKLVLNMISTATMIQLGRVKGNKMVDMQLSNVKLIDRGVRMIMGEIPVSYDEAKALLEKHGSVRKAVENFNK, encoded by the coding sequence ATGACTTTTACCAAAACCACAGAACAATCCTCAAATTACGAGCAACTTGAAAAAATGTCGGTGCACGATTTACTGACCAATATCAACAACGAAGATAAAACCGTTCCGCTTGCGGTCGAAAAAGCTTTACCACAAATCGAAATCCTGGTTTCTAAAGTTGTGGAACAGATGAAAAAAGGCGGAAGACTATTCTACATCGGAGCAGGAACTTCAGGACGATTAGGAATTGTAGATGCTTCCGAATGTCCTCCTACTTTTGGTGTTCAGTTTGATTTGGTAATCGGAATCATCGCGGGCGGGGATACTGCCATCCGTAAAGCTGTGGAATTTGCAGAAGACGATAAAGAACAGGCCTGGAAAGATTTGTCCGAATGGAATATCAACGAAAATGACTTTGTAATCGGAATTGCGGCTTCAGGAACGACACCATATGTAATCGGTGGATTGGAAAAATGCAACGAAAACAATATCATCACCGGATGTATTACCTGCAACGAAGGAAGTCCGTTGTCCAAAACGGCTCAATTCCCCATTGAAGTAGTTGTTGGACCGGAATTCGTAACCGGAAGCAGCCGTATGAAAGCCGGTACTGCCCAAAAATTGGTTTTAAACATGATTTCTACGGCAACCATGATTCAGCTTGGGCGAGTAAAAGGTAATAAAATGGTCGATATGCAATTGAGCAATGTAAAATTAATCGATCGTGGTGTCCGCATGATAATGGGAGAAATTCCGGTATCCTATGACGAAGCAAAAGCATTGTTGGAAAAACACGGAAGCGTTAGAAAAGCGGTTGAAAATTTCAATAAATAA
- a CDS encoding DUF1572 family protein, protein METNKSYLESVKKLFLYYKTIGEKAIEQLEPEQLFVTVNDNTNSIAVIVKHLSGNMLSRWTDFLTSDGEKEWRNRDGEFEQTFTTKEEVMASWEKGWKCFSDALDALEPKQLSQIIYIRNEGHNVMEAINRQLAHYPYHVGQIVFYAKMLKKTEWTSLSIPKNKSDDYNAEKFSKEKSTKHFTDDELNKLK, encoded by the coding sequence ATGGAGACCAATAAATCATATCTGGAAAGTGTAAAAAAACTGTTTCTGTATTATAAAACAATCGGCGAAAAAGCCATTGAGCAATTAGAACCGGAACAGCTTTTTGTTACTGTTAACGACAATACGAATTCTATTGCGGTGATCGTTAAACACCTTTCCGGAAATATGTTGTCGCGTTGGACCGATTTCCTTACATCAGATGGCGAAAAAGAATGGCGCAACAGGGACGGTGAATTCGAACAAACCTTCACAACCAAAGAAGAAGTAATGGCTTCCTGGGAAAAAGGATGGAAATGTTTTTCGGATGCACTCGATGCTTTAGAGCCCAAACAGCTTTCACAAATCATCTACATCAGAAACGAAGGACATAATGTAATGGAAGCAATTAACCGTCAGCTGGCACATTATCCGTACCATGTAGGCCAAATTGTATTTTATGCCAAAATGCTTAAAAAAACAGAATGGACAAGCCTTTCCATTCCGAAAAACAAATCAGACGATTACAATGCCGAAAAATTTTCGAAAGAAAAAAGCACAAAGCATTTTACAGATGATGAACTTAACAAACTAAAATGA
- a CDS encoding TerC family protein: protein MEVFLTPDAWIALLTLTFLEIVLGIDNIIFISIVTGKLPAEKRKKATRIGLFLAMFMRIGLLMGITYLIAMKKPWFSLELGWFNAKFTGQAIILLLGGIFLIYKSTKEIHEKVDHKGEEEKELKTSAAKSFGSVIVQILLIDLIFSVDSILTAVGMTNGVTGALYIMVTAVVISVGVMLLFAVPVGNFVNANPSIQILGLAFLILIGFMLITESMHLSDASLVGQHVGVVPKGYLYFAIAFSLAVEFLNMKMRKKGK, encoded by the coding sequence ATGGAAGTATTTCTGACTCCTGATGCGTGGATCGCTTTATTAACCCTTACCTTTTTGGAAATTGTATTAGGTATTGACAACATCATCTTCATTTCTATTGTTACCGGAAAATTACCGGCTGAAAAAAGAAAAAAAGCCACACGAATTGGATTATTTTTAGCCATGTTCATGCGAATTGGCTTATTAATGGGAATCACTTACCTGATTGCCATGAAAAAACCGTGGTTTAGTCTTGAACTGGGCTGGTTCAACGCTAAGTTTACGGGACAGGCCATAATATTGCTGCTTGGAGGTATATTCCTGATTTATAAAAGTACCAAAGAAATCCATGAGAAAGTAGATCATAAAGGAGAAGAAGAAAAAGAATTAAAAACATCTGCAGCTAAATCTTTTGGCAGCGTAATTGTTCAGATTTTGTTAATCGACCTTATTTTCTCCGTTGACAGTATCCTTACGGCAGTTGGTATGACCAACGGTGTAACTGGTGCATTATACATCATGGTTACTGCGGTAGTGATTTCCGTAGGAGTAATGCTATTGTTCGCGGTACCGGTTGGTAATTTCGTTAATGCAAACCCATCAATCCAGATTTTAGGTTTAGCTTTCCTGATTCTTATCGGTTTTATGCTTATAACCGAGAGTATGCACCTATCTGATGCTTCCTTAGTGGGACAACATGTCGGGGTGGTTCCGAAAGGCTATCTGTATTTTGCCATTGCGTTTTCATTGGCAGTGGAATTCCTAAACATGAAAATGCGTAAAAAAGGTAAATAA
- a CDS encoding ELWxxDGT repeat protein — MIKRILVAFFTLLSFSSFSQDINLSLLDINKISASNPKDFVVVNNVYYFIANGLGRGYELWRSDGTESGTYFVKDINPGKNNAFIYGEKSNLTNINGVLYFSANDGVNGSELWKSDGTEAGTVMVKNINASSSSLPYGFTALNSEVIFACEDGVHGIEVWKTNGTESGTVLLSDISAGTSTSYPTHFIFFNNKVYFEARDGLYGRELWMTDGTSANTIIQNDLNSGSNDGVDNLTKMMVFNNELYFRGNDGNRGFELWKTNGAAGNATLVKDVYPGYLDGFFGNFLTSNSNMIFFDGRNSGQGHELWKSNGTSAGTSIVKDIYPGYDDGLDYQINFSFIGETLFFPGNNGNGSELWKSDGSSAGTVLVKEIMPGLNSSDILYMNSIDGTLYFSARQELVENKNYLWKSDGTNAGTQLINEVNLRGMDGYAGNKIFKCNNSIFFAGISSTNGWELWKTDGTTLGTNLFKDINYEYGSDPEDLIELNGNIIFSAIAEFGRELYKSNGTEAGTFLVKDFSSSYDGLHDNNNYNRSIRVGNNVFFSASTDPEGRELWKTDGTEAGTVLVKDIASGQYYNGLEENFGTIYAVLNGIVYFPANDGVNGRELWRSDGTYSGTYMVKDLTAGSSDSTISSFCVFNNKVFFVLRGGREIWYTDGTETGTQLFYTAYNINYLKPVGNKLFICGNVTNLSSGSFSVFVTDTTLSTPSLLRTFNTPYTIGPVTEFNNEFYFFAHGTNRKALFKSDGTIFGTVNVKDNLNFDNNFIKFKICGNNLYFTYGLSSTGGEKQLWRTDGTETGTFLLATATLTNYIINCLTCHQNQLFYFFDYPVSELNKYHYKNVWKTDGVNVSNHNLAIDNSQQFLNDNNHGAYDMFSSNNKIYFLANNGYSGYELYVAGPQNVLSLNEYNSDIKSDDKNQILIYPNPTNSIVTLRSNSVINEVVVFDSLGKKVLETIIASEEGRIDLSSLNSGLYLLKIQSNDSASFRKVIKK; from the coding sequence ATGATTAAAAGAATACTTGTTGCCTTTTTTACGCTGTTAAGTTTTTCAAGCTTTTCACAGGATATTAATCTTTCTCTTTTAGATATTAATAAAATAAGTGCTTCAAATCCTAAAGATTTTGTGGTGGTAAATAATGTTTATTATTTTATTGCCAATGGATTAGGTAGAGGGTATGAACTGTGGAGATCTGATGGAACAGAGTCTGGAACTTATTTCGTAAAAGATATAAACCCAGGGAAGAATAATGCTTTCATTTATGGGGAAAAATCAAATTTAACAAATATCAACGGAGTATTGTATTTCAGTGCAAACGATGGAGTGAATGGATCTGAGTTATGGAAGTCGGATGGTACAGAGGCAGGAACTGTTATGGTAAAGAATATTAATGCTTCTTCAAGCAGTTTACCTTATGGTTTTACCGCTTTGAACTCTGAAGTGATTTTTGCCTGTGAAGACGGAGTTCATGGGATAGAAGTATGGAAAACAAATGGCACAGAATCAGGAACAGTTTTATTAAGTGATATATCTGCCGGAACTTCAACAAGCTATCCGACTCATTTTATTTTTTTTAACAACAAAGTTTATTTTGAAGCTAGAGATGGTTTGTACGGCAGAGAATTATGGATGACTGATGGTACTTCTGCTAATACAATTATTCAAAATGATTTAAATTCGGGGAGCAACGATGGAGTTGATAATTTGACGAAGATGATGGTCTTCAACAATGAACTTTATTTTAGAGGAAATGACGGTAATAGAGGTTTTGAGCTATGGAAGACAAATGGAGCCGCAGGGAATGCAACCTTAGTGAAAGATGTTTATCCGGGATATTTGGATGGTTTTTTTGGGAACTTTTTGACTTCTAATTCCAATATGATTTTTTTTGATGGTAGAAACAGTGGACAAGGACATGAGTTATGGAAAAGTAATGGTACTTCAGCCGGAACATCTATTGTAAAGGATATCTATCCAGGCTATGATGATGGATTAGATTACCAAATAAATTTTTCATTTATAGGAGAGACTTTGTTTTTTCCTGGAAATAATGGCAACGGATCAGAACTTTGGAAATCTGATGGCAGTTCAGCTGGAACTGTATTGGTAAAGGAAATAATGCCAGGTTTAAATTCTAGCGATATCCTTTATATGAATTCGATTGATGGTACTTTGTATTTTTCAGCCCGTCAGGAGTTAGTAGAAAATAAAAATTATCTTTGGAAGAGTGACGGAACTAATGCAGGCACACAGTTAATAAATGAAGTCAATCTTAGAGGAATGGATGGTTATGCCGGAAATAAAATCTTTAAATGCAATAACAGTATTTTTTTTGCTGGTATTTCCTCTACAAATGGTTGGGAACTTTGGAAAACAGATGGAACAACGCTAGGAACAAATTTATTTAAAGACATCAATTATGAATATGGTTCAGATCCTGAAGATTTGATAGAATTAAATGGAAACATTATTTTTTCTGCAATTGCTGAATTTGGCAGAGAACTTTATAAATCTAATGGGACAGAGGCAGGAACATTTTTAGTAAAAGATTTTTCAAGTAGTTATGATGGACTGCACGATAACAACAATTACAATAGAAGTATCAGAGTAGGGAATAATGTGTTTTTTTCAGCAAGCACTGATCCAGAGGGAAGAGAATTATGGAAAACAGATGGTACAGAAGCTGGAACCGTTTTAGTTAAGGATATTGCTTCAGGCCAATACTATAATGGTTTGGAAGAAAATTTTGGGACCATATATGCTGTTTTAAATGGTATTGTTTACTTTCCAGCTAATGATGGAGTCAATGGAAGAGAACTTTGGAGATCCGATGGAACTTATTCGGGGACATATATGGTAAAAGACTTAACGGCAGGATCTTCAGATAGTACAATTTCCTCTTTTTGTGTCTTTAACAATAAGGTCTTTTTTGTTTTAAGGGGAGGACGGGAAATTTGGTATACGGATGGTACTGAAACAGGCACACAACTCTTTTATACAGCATATAATATAAATTATTTGAAGCCAGTTGGGAATAAATTATTTATCTGTGGTAATGTTACTAATTTATCTAGTGGGTCATTTTCTGTATTTGTAACCGATACAACATTATCAACACCATCGCTTTTACGCACATTTAACACACCGTATACAATTGGTCCAGTCACTGAATTCAACAATGAATTTTATTTTTTTGCACATGGCACAAACAGGAAAGCACTATTCAAAAGTGATGGTACAATTTTCGGAACAGTTAACGTAAAAGATAATTTAAATTTTGACAACAATTTTATAAAATTTAAAATTTGTGGAAATAATTTATATTTTACATATGGGCTAAGTTCAACAGGTGGTGAAAAACAGTTATGGAGAACAGATGGTACAGAGACCGGAACATTTTTATTAGCTACAGCTACTTTAACCAACTATATTATTAATTGTTTGACCTGTCATCAAAATCAATTGTTTTACTTCTTTGATTATCCTGTTTCAGAACTTAATAAATATCATTATAAAAATGTTTGGAAGACAGACGGAGTAAATGTAAGCAATCATAATCTGGCAATTGACAATTCTCAACAATTTTTAAATGATAACAATCATGGAGCTTATGACATGTTTAGTAGTAATAATAAAATTTATTTTTTGGCTAACAATGGTTATTCAGGCTATGAATTGTATGTGGCGGGGCCTCAAAACGTATTGTCTTTAAACGAATATAATTCGGATATTAAATCAGACGATAAAAATCAAATTTTGATTTATCCAAATCCGACAAATTCAATTGTGACTTTAAGATCAAATAGTGTAATTAATGAAGTAGTTGTTTTCGATTCTCTAGGAAAAAAAGTTCTTGAAACAATTATTGCTTCAGAAGAAGGAAGGATAGATTTATCATCGTTGAACTCAGGTTTATATCTGTTGAAAATTCAATCGAATGATTCAGCATCTTTTAGGAAAGTTATTAAAAAATAG
- a CDS encoding class I SAM-dependent methyltransferase, which translates to MSEAQKKSTENWFASWFDTPYYHILYKERDEAEAQHFMDNLTHYLNLPEDAKILDLACGKGRHSMYLNTLGFDVTGADLSENSIAEASVAANEKLHFTVHDMRLPFEEKFDAVFNLFTSFGYFENDDDNFTTLKAIHDSLSEYGFGVIDFMNVNYVINNLVPEEVKTVDGIDFHIKRYVKDNHIFKEIDFDADGQHFHFTEKVKALTLNDFEQMMEEAGIYLLDVFGDYKLRKFFKNDSQRLIMIFK; encoded by the coding sequence ATGTCTGAAGCACAAAAAAAATCTACCGAAAACTGGTTTGCCTCCTGGTTCGATACTCCTTACTATCATATTTTATACAAAGAGCGCGACGAAGCGGAAGCCCAACATTTCATGGACAACCTTACGCATTATTTAAACCTTCCGGAGGATGCTAAAATCCTGGACCTGGCTTGTGGTAAAGGGCGCCATTCCATGTATCTGAACACATTGGGATTTGATGTTACGGGAGCCGATCTATCCGAAAACAGTATTGCGGAAGCTTCTGTGGCCGCCAATGAAAAACTGCATTTCACTGTGCACGATATGCGCCTTCCGTTCGAAGAAAAATTTGATGCCGTTTTCAATTTGTTTACGAGTTTCGGGTATTTTGAAAACGACGATGATAACTTTACCACGTTAAAAGCTATTCACGACAGCCTTTCCGAATACGGGTTTGGGGTAATTGACTTTATGAACGTAAACTATGTCATCAACAATCTGGTTCCGGAAGAAGTAAAAACTGTAGACGGAATCGATTTTCACATAAAACGCTACGTAAAAGACAATCATATATTCAAAGAAATCGATTTTGATGCCGACGGACAACATTTTCATTTCACCGAAAAAGTAAAAGCCTTAACTTTAAACGATTTTGAACAGATGATGGAAGAAGCCGGAATTTATCTTTTGGATGTTTTCGGCGATTATAAACTGCGCAAATTCTTTAAAAACGATTCGCAACGCCTCATAATGATATTCAAATAA
- a CDS encoding ZIP family metal transporter: protein MIYLLPLLSVIIGYVIATFFRPKSKKSLKVLLAFSGSFLLALTVSHLLPTVYESAHHATSDGHVHGNIGFFIMFGIVFQIILEYFSEGAEHGHVHGHNTMYHIPWALFISLCLHALMEGMPVSHHHDLAWGIAVHHFPIAIILTTFLSASHLNKASILVFMLAFAAMTPLGTIVSERAPMITHFYSEITAFVIGILFHISSTIIFETSDGHKFNMAKLSAILLGIVLAYFM, encoded by the coding sequence ATGATATACCTGCTGCCTTTACTTTCGGTTATTATAGGTTATGTTATAGCCACTTTTTTCCGTCCGAAAAGCAAAAAAAGCCTAAAAGTACTGCTTGCATTCAGTGGTTCTTTTTTATTGGCATTAACGGTTTCACACCTGTTACCTACCGTCTATGAATCGGCACATCACGCAACCTCAGACGGTCACGTGCACGGTAACATCGGTTTTTTCATCATGTTTGGTATCGTGTTTCAAATCATACTCGAATATTTTTCGGAAGGAGCCGAACACGGACATGTGCACGGACACAATACCATGTATCATATCCCATGGGCATTATTCATAAGTTTGTGTCTGCACGCACTGATGGAAGGAATGCCAGTGAGCCATCATCACGATTTAGCCTGGGGAATTGCGGTACACCACTTCCCTATTGCCATAATCCTGACTACTTTTTTAAGCGCATCACATCTGAACAAAGCTTCCATATTGGTATTCATGCTCGCTTTTGCAGCCATGACGCCTCTTGGAACTATCGTTTCGGAAAGAGCACCAATGATTACTCATTTCTACTCAGAAATCACGGCATTTGTTATCGGAATCCTGTTTCATATTTCATCGACCATCATTTTTGAAACCAGTGACGGACACAAATTCAACATGGCAAAACTTTCGGCTATTTTACTCGGAATTGTGTTGGCGTATTTTATGTAG
- a CDS encoding DUF6095 family protein, with the protein MSTNKALLMKGIRYLAFAVPLMFIGPTIIHSSFKNQEHPLYIPILGIGILFCIGSMFLMFKGIQTMVKSLFDGDQ; encoded by the coding sequence ATGTCAACAAACAAAGCATTATTAATGAAAGGAATCCGATATCTGGCATTTGCAGTGCCGCTAATGTTTATCGGACCAACAATAATTCACAGTTCATTTAAAAATCAGGAACATCCATTATATATTCCAATTCTGGGGATAGGTATCCTTTTTTGTATCGGATCGATGTTTTTGATGTTCAAAGGAATACAAACCATGGTAAAAAGCTTGTTCGATGGAGACCAATAA
- a CDS encoding DNA gyrase/topoisomerase IV subunit A, whose product MSEENENIEDLTPEDNFSEESHSQESQSFEGNHFYEQEENNPEDTITKVTGMYKDWFLDYASYVILERAVPAIEDGFKPVQRRIMHSMKELDDGRYNKVANVVGHTMQYHPHGDASIGDAMVQIGQKDLLIDCQGNWGNILTGDGAAASRYIEARISKFGLEVLYSPKITEWGVSYDGRRAEPINLPVKFPLLLAQGGEGIAVGLSTKLLPHNFNELIDASIKILKGKPFTLFPDFPTAGIADVSNYNDGLRGGRVRVRARISQLDKQTLVITQIPFSTNTSSLIDSILKANDKGKIKIKKIEDNTAAEVEILIHLPPGVSPDKTIDALYAFTACETSIAPLGCVIQNHKPLFIGVSDMLKISTNRTVDLLRQELEIQLQELETKWHFSTLEKIFIREEMYIDFKLYSDKESLYEYMYKRFEPFRKLLMRDIVDEDLQKLTQIPMIRITRFDSDKADELIAKLEDEMAQVKHHLAHLIEFAIDYFAKLKEKYGKGRERQTEIRNFDTIEATKVVLRNTKLYVNREEGFIGTGLKKDEYVDDCSDIDDVIVFLRDGKMMISKVDEKKFVGKDIIHVAVFDKNDKRTIYNMIYRDGKSGSSFIKRFNVSGVTRDKAYDLTQEKPGSQVLYFSHNPNGEAEVVTILLRQVGSVKKLKWDLDFADIAIKGRASKGNTVSKYPIKKIELKEKGISTLRPRKIWFDDTVQRLNVDGRGELLGEFRPNDRLLIISQSGKLKTIIPELTSHFDEDMIILEKWHPTKPISAIYYDGEKERYYIKRFLIENENKEEIFISEHEKSQLEIVSTDWRPVAEIIFAKSKGVQKENQTIDMEQFIAVKGIKALGNQLTTDKLKQVNLLEPLPYEEPVEEVPAESEMNPNTELTDYNIELDDDGQITLTLE is encoded by the coding sequence ATGAGCGAAGAAAACGAAAATATTGAAGATTTAACCCCAGAAGATAATTTCTCGGAAGAATCCCATTCCCAGGAAAGCCAGTCTTTCGAAGGAAATCATTTTTACGAACAAGAAGAAAACAATCCGGAGGATACCATTACCAAAGTAACAGGCATGTACAAGGATTGGTTCCTTGATTATGCTTCTTATGTAATCCTGGAGCGTGCCGTACCAGCCATAGAAGACGGATTCAAACCGGTTCAACGTCGTATCATGCACTCCATGAAAGAGTTGGATGATGGACGTTACAACAAAGTGGCGAACGTAGTTGGGCACACCATGCAGTATCACCCTCACGGGGATGCGAGCATTGGAGATGCCATGGTGCAAATTGGTCAGAAGGATTTATTGATTGATTGTCAGGGAAACTGGGGAAATATTTTAACAGGAGACGGTGCCGCTGCTTCGCGTTACATTGAAGCCAGAATTTCTAAATTCGGTTTGGAGGTTTTGTATTCACCAAAAATTACCGAATGGGGAGTTTCCTATGATGGTCGTCGTGCGGAACCGATCAATCTTCCGGTAAAATTCCCGTTGTTGCTGGCACAAGGTGGGGAAGGTATTGCCGTTGGTTTGTCTACTAAACTATTGCCTCATAATTTCAATGAATTAATCGATGCATCGATAAAAATATTAAAAGGAAAACCGTTCACATTATTTCCGGATTTTCCAACCGCTGGTATTGCCGATGTTTCCAATTATAACGATGGGTTGCGTGGCGGACGTGTACGCGTGCGTGCGAGGATTTCCCAATTGGACAAACAGACCTTAGTGATTACCCAAATCCCGTTTTCAACAAATACGTCATCATTAATTGACAGTATTTTGAAAGCGAACGATAAAGGGAAAATCAAAATCAAGAAAATTGAAGATAATACTGCGGCTGAGGTTGAAATCTTAATTCATCTTCCGCCAGGTGTTTCTCCGGATAAAACGATTGATGCACTTTACGCGTTTACAGCTTGTGAAACGTCAATCGCACCATTAGGTTGTGTGATTCAAAATCATAAGCCGTTATTTATCGGTGTTTCCGATATGTTGAAAATTTCAACGAATCGCACGGTTGATTTGTTGCGACAGGAGTTGGAAATCCAATTGCAGGAACTTGAAACCAAATGGCATTTTTCGACGCTTGAAAAGATATTCATTCGTGAAGAAATGTATATCGACTTTAAGCTGTATTCTGACAAGGAATCGTTATATGAGTACATGTACAAGCGATTTGAGCCATTCAGGAAACTGCTGATGCGAGATATCGTTGATGAGGATTTGCAGAAACTGACACAGATTCCGATGATTCGTATCACCCGTTTCGACTCTGATAAAGCGGATGAATTAATCGCGAAACTGGAAGACGAAATGGCCCAGGTGAAACATCATTTGGCACATTTGATTGAATTCGCCATCGACTATTTTGCCAAGCTGAAAGAGAAGTATGGAAAAGGGCGTGAACGTCAGACGGAAATCCGTAATTTCGATACCATTGAAGCGACGAAAGTAGTATTACGTAATACAAAATTGTATGTAAACCGTGAAGAAGGTTTCATCGGAACCGGACTAAAAAAAGACGAATACGTTGATGATTGTTCCGATATTGACGATGTTATTGTGTTCCTTCGCGATGGTAAAATGATGATATCAAAAGTTGATGAAAAGAAATTTGTCGGGAAAGATATCATTCACGTTGCTGTTTTCGATAAAAATGACAAGCGAACCATTTACAACATGATTTACCGCGACGGAAAATCGGGTTCCTCATTCATAAAGCGTTTTAATGTATCGGGAGTTACCCGTGACAAGGCTTATGATCTGACACAGGAAAAACCAGGCTCACAGGTATTGTATTTTTCACATAATCCGAACGGTGAAGCGGAAGTCGTAACTATTTTACTGCGTCAGGTAGGAAGCGTTAAAAAACTGAAATGGGATTTGGATTTTGCCGATATTGCCATAAAAGGAAGAGCTTCCAAAGGAAATACCGTGTCTAAGTATCCTATCAAGAAAATCGAACTGAAAGAGAAAGGAATTTCGACGTTAAGGCCTCGTAAGATTTGGTTTGATGATACCGTTCAGCGTTTGAATGTTGATGGAAGAGGGGAGTTATTGGGCGAATTCCGTCCGAATGACCGCTTGCTGATCATCAGTCAGTCCGGTAAGTTGAAAACGATTATTCCGGAACTGACCTCGCATTTCGATGAGGATATGATCATCCTTGAAAAATGGCATCCGACCAAACCGATTTCGGCCATTTATTATGATGGGGAAAAAGAGCGTTACTACATAAAACGTTTCCTTATTGAAAATGAGAACAAAGAGGAGATTTTTATTTCCGAACACGAGAAATCGCAACTGGAAATTGTTTCCACCGATTGGCGTCCTGTAGCAGAAATTATTTTTGCCAAAAGCAAAGGCGTTCAGAAGGAAAACCAGACCATTGATATGGAGCAGTTCATAGCCGTAAAAGGAATCAAAGCGTTGGGTAATCAATTGACGACAGATAAACTGAAACAGGTTAATTTATTGGAACCGTTACCTTATGAAGAGCCCGTTGAGGAAGTTCCTGCAGAATCGGAAATGAATCCGAATACTGAGCTGACAGACTATAACATCGAACTGGATGATGACGGTCAGATAACGTTGACTTTGGAATAA
- a CDS encoding DNA topoisomerase IV codes for MKKIYLLPILTLLISCYNQERNCKDFKTGKFEFVQQINGEEKKSVFERTETLQIETFNGKTDTASVRWVNDCEFVLQKLHPKTMQEKKAIAMKILTTNEKGYSFEYAFVGDGKKQRGSVTKIE; via the coding sequence ATGAAAAAAATATACCTACTTCCTATCCTTACTTTATTAATTTCCTGCTACAATCAGGAACGCAACTGCAAAGATTTCAAAACAGGAAAATTTGAATTCGTACAGCAAATCAACGGTGAAGAAAAAAAATCGGTTTTCGAACGTACAGAAACACTTCAGATCGAAACCTTCAACGGAAAAACAGATACAGCATCTGTGCGCTGGGTAAACGATTGTGAATTTGTGCTTCAAAAATTACATCCTAAAACCATGCAGGAAAAAAAAGCAATCGCAATGAAAATACTGACAACCAATGAAAAAGGATACTCATTTGAATATGCTTTCGTTGGAGACGGTAAAAAACAACGCGGTTCTGTAACAAAAATCGAATAA